One window of Neptuniibacter halophilus genomic DNA carries:
- a CDS encoding two-component system response regulator, with product MVRDTRPETALQRYRILAVDDDPTQLELVSESLSPEYDVILATSAGRALDLLHAGETPNLILLDVMMPDVSGFDFCQQVRNITRLNNVPIIFLTALADEQSELWGFNIGASDYLHKPVSPKLLKARVKAQISVRSMLETLINLNQELSLHLQDTLTASIMADTAIESGEILPEIYRDIFLKTNEGIMVADADANTMTVNPAFSRITGFSLNDVKGKPSIMKSGLHERAFYEKMWSDLNHNDTWCGEIYNQRKSGERYPELRSITVLRNSAGAVCHYISVFSDISDLKKNQEQLEYLMWHEPMTGLPNRLLIKEKIDTLLHSCRAMNTSTALIQLDINYYKRLIEAKNLSDEGFLSELIGRIQSIAQEDDQLTLASLGRDELLLLLNKPKASADTASANAYNLIDRLEEILATPFIINDIGQLQISATYGIVILPDNIQSGEEALRCVDVAHNFAKESGQKRHFYKQALIDGIQNKLKLEAALARAIELNELRFYVQPQYSVSGELSGLESLVRWQHPVEGMIPPDRFIPVAEERHLIAAIDRWMLTQACQLLTQLQPLAPECRVSVNISALHFAEEDFVLQIRDILLNHTINADRLVLEITESLIIKDIPDVISKMKSLTRLGIQFSIDDFGTGYSSLAYLKRLPFQEVKIDKQFILHAPHEKNDAEIIALIYQLADSLGVRVIAEGVESLQHATMLSERYPSMEHQGYYYSQPLPVDRWLEQLISTRQQTG from the coding sequence ATGGTTAGGGACACAAGGCCGGAAACGGCATTGCAACGCTACAGGATTCTGGCGGTAGATGACGACCCCACCCAACTGGAACTGGTTTCTGAATCGCTGAGCCCGGAATACGATGTTATTCTCGCCACCTCCGCAGGTCGGGCGCTGGATCTTCTGCATGCAGGAGAAACCCCGAACCTGATCCTGCTTGATGTGATGATGCCTGACGTCAGCGGCTTTGATTTCTGCCAGCAAGTACGCAATATCACCCGCCTGAATAACGTACCGATCATCTTTCTGACCGCGCTCGCCGATGAACAGTCAGAACTTTGGGGCTTCAATATTGGTGCATCCGATTATCTGCACAAACCGGTGAGCCCGAAACTGCTGAAGGCCCGGGTCAAAGCCCAGATCTCCGTCCGCTCCATGCTGGAAACCCTGATCAATCTGAATCAGGAGCTTTCGCTTCACCTGCAGGACACCCTGACAGCCAGCATTATGGCCGATACCGCCATCGAATCCGGCGAAATACTGCCGGAGATCTACCGTGATATCTTTCTTAAAACCAACGAAGGCATCATGGTAGCCGATGCCGACGCCAATACCATGACGGTTAACCCCGCCTTCAGTCGCATTACCGGCTTTAGCCTGAACGACGTGAAGGGGAAACCCTCCATTATGAAATCCGGGCTGCATGAACGCGCCTTCTACGAGAAGATGTGGAGCGACCTGAATCACAATGACACCTGGTGCGGTGAAATCTATAATCAGCGTAAATCCGGAGAGCGTTATCCGGAGCTGCGTTCCATCACAGTCCTGCGCAACAGCGCAGGCGCAGTGTGTCACTATATTTCGGTGTTCAGTGACATATCCGATCTGAAGAAAAATCAGGAACAACTGGAATACCTGATGTGGCATGAGCCCATGACCGGGCTGCCCAACCGCCTGCTGATCAAGGAAAAGATCGACACCCTGCTGCACAGTTGCCGGGCGATGAACACCAGCACCGCCCTGATTCAGCTCGATATCAACTACTACAAACGCCTGATCGAAGCCAAAAACCTCTCCGATGAGGGCTTTCTCAGCGAACTGATTGGCCGCATCCAGAGTATCGCTCAGGAGGATGATCAGCTAACGCTGGCCAGCCTTGGCCGCGATGAGCTCCTGCTTCTGCTGAACAAACCGAAAGCCAGCGCCGACACCGCGTCTGCTAACGCCTACAACCTGATCGACCGGCTTGAAGAGATTCTTGCCACTCCCTTTATTATCAACGACATCGGTCAGTTACAGATCTCTGCGACCTACGGCATTGTGATTCTGCCGGACAATATCCAGTCGGGTGAAGAAGCGCTGCGTTGCGTAGATGTTGCACATAACTTTGCCAAAGAGTCCGGACAGAAACGCCACTTTTACAAACAGGCCCTGATCGACGGAATCCAGAACAAGCTGAAACTGGAAGCCGCGCTGGCCCGGGCCATCGAGCTAAATGAGCTGCGCTTTTATGTTCAACCCCAGTATTCGGTTTCCGGAGAGCTCTCCGGGCTGGAATCACTGGTACGCTGGCAACACCCGGTGGAAGGCATGATCCCCCCGGACCGGTTTATTCCGGTTGCAGAGGAGCGCCACCTGATCGCCGCCATTGATCGCTGGATGCTGACTCAGGCCTGCCAGTTGCTGACCCAACTGCAACCGCTCGCGCCGGAATGCCGCGTTTCGGTGAATATCAGCGCACTGCACTTTGCCGAAGAGGACTTTGTATTGCAGATCCGGGATATCCTTCTCAACCACACAATCAACGCCGACCGGCTGGTGCTGGAGATTACCGAAAGCCTGATTATTAAAGATATCCCCGATGTTATCAGTAAGATGAAGAGCCTGACCCGCCTCGGGATACAGTTCTCCATTGACGATTTTGGCACCGGTTACTCCTCCCTTGCCTACCTCAAGCGCCTCCCCTTTCAGGAGGTCAAAATCGATAAGCAGTTTATTCTGCATGCACCCCATGAAAAGAACGATGCCGAGATTATCGCCCTGATTTATCAACTCGCCGACTCGCTGGGCGTGCGGGTGATTGCCGAAGGGGTAGAAAGCCTGCAGCACGCCACTATGCTGAGTGAAAGATATCCGAGCATGGAACATCAGGGCTACTATTACAGCCAGCCCCTGCCGGTCGACAGATGGCTGGAGCAACTGATCAGCACGAGACAACAAACCGGATGA
- a CDS encoding efflux RND transporter periplasmic adaptor subunit produces the protein MKRFFLLTLALLSGTGIGYLLANYQSGGSTEGASAEAQPLYWVAPMDPNYKRDQPGLSPMGMELIPVYAEDLAGDSPGTVSISPEVVNNLGVRTEPVLFSPLQPIHDTVGYVGFDQEQLEDIHSRVSGWVETLAVNTEGEPVREGQLLYEIYSPELVNAQEEYLAAVQSGNGFLRQASVSKLQALGFSEKSFAQLKQQRSALTNVPVYAPKSGYVSQLNLRQGGYIQPASKLMRIGPLDQVWVTAELFERQAVQVQAGDVAEMRLPFMPGKVWRGQVDYIYPALDAKTRTLKVRLRFANPDLILKPDMFARIRIQPRAGEPVLSVPASALIKTGTQQRVVVALGEGRYKSVAVESGARINDRVPVFQGLLPTDQVVVSAQFLLDSESAISSDFMRMSEPGVAVPDEVWVSASVEELDREARRLLVSHQPIPQWQQGAMQMYVPVEASLDLEPLTGAGEVQLLLRGGNMSNLQLVDYLLPQPKAPGSLPGGSR, from the coding sequence ATGAAACGGTTCTTTTTGCTGACCCTGGCACTGCTTTCAGGCACAGGTATCGGCTATCTGCTGGCCAATTATCAGTCGGGCGGTAGCACAGAGGGGGCATCGGCAGAAGCACAGCCACTGTACTGGGTGGCACCGATGGATCCTAACTATAAACGTGATCAGCCGGGGCTTTCACCCATGGGGATGGAACTGATCCCGGTGTACGCGGAAGATCTGGCCGGTGATTCACCGGGTACGGTCAGTATCAGCCCGGAAGTGGTGAACAATCTGGGGGTACGTACTGAACCGGTTCTGTTCAGTCCGTTGCAGCCGATCCATGACACGGTGGGTTATGTCGGCTTTGATCAGGAGCAGTTAGAGGATATCCACTCGCGGGTTTCCGGTTGGGTAGAAACGCTGGCGGTGAATACTGAAGGGGAACCGGTGCGTGAAGGACAGTTGCTGTATGAGATCTATTCTCCGGAACTGGTCAATGCTCAGGAGGAGTATCTGGCGGCAGTGCAGAGCGGGAATGGTTTTCTGCGTCAGGCCAGTGTCAGCAAACTGCAGGCGCTGGGTTTCAGTGAAAAGAGCTTTGCACAACTGAAACAGCAGCGCAGTGCTCTGACGAACGTGCCGGTCTATGCGCCGAAAAGCGGCTATGTCAGTCAGTTGAATCTGCGCCAGGGCGGTTATATCCAGCCTGCCAGTAAACTGATGCGGATCGGCCCACTGGATCAGGTATGGGTCACGGCTGAACTGTTTGAACGTCAGGCGGTTCAGGTGCAGGCGGGTGATGTGGCTGAGATGCGTTTGCCGTTTATGCCGGGCAAGGTCTGGCGCGGGCAGGTGGATTACATCTATCCGGCACTGGATGCGAAAACCCGTACCCTGAAAGTGCGTCTGCGCTTTGCCAATCCGGATCTGATTCTGAAGCCGGATATGTTCGCCCGGATCAGGATTCAGCCCCGTGCCGGAGAGCCTGTGCTGAGCGTACCTGCCTCCGCGTTGATCAAAACCGGGACTCAGCAGCGAGTGGTTGTGGCGCTGGGTGAGGGGCGTTACAAGTCCGTCGCTGTAGAGAGCGGGGCCCGGATCAATGACCGGGTACCGGTCTTTCAGGGGCTGCTGCCAACCGATCAGGTCGTTGTTTCAGCGCAATTTCTGCTCGATTCGGAGTCGGCTATCAGTTCTGACTTTATGCGGATGAGCGAGCCCGGTGTTGCTGTACCGGACGAGGTCTGGGTGAGCGCTTCCGTAGAGGAACTTGACCGGGAAGCGCGCAGGCTGCTGGTCTCTCATCAGCCTATTCCTCAGTGGCAGCAGGGGGCGATGCAGATGTATGTGCCGGTGGAGGCGAGTCTGGATCTGGAACCTCTGACCGGGGCAGGTGAGGTGCAACTGCTGTTGCGTGGCGGCAATATGAGTAATCTGCAACTGGTGGATTATCTGTTGCCACAACCGAAAGCGCCGGGCAGTCTGCCGGGAGGTTCCCGATGA
- a CDS encoding TolC family protein, translating to MFNASRFMLLAVLLSSAARAEFTLPVAIDQALQDDHWQRSNQLQEQALRSDAIAAGQLPDPGMRLALANLPTDTLKFDQENMTQLQLGLSQQFPRGDSLDIRSQQLSMEADKKPTQRLERRALIKLNVTQDWLALHQALAQRDRLLEKRHIFDELVNISRANFRTGNARRFEVLEAELQLTRLQERIVRLEEAIARQRGRLQQWFDQPLNEAIPKQMAALTPLLALDNPQALDEALSRHPQLALLQQDIEVREKGVELAEEAYKPGFRLDAGYGYRADRPDGMERSDLFTLALTMDLPLFPEKRQDARRNAAIQQREAGKELRLLKARQLRSELQVVRAELDGLKQRRTIYDRGYLQQQAAKRRAALKAYAARDARFNEVAMAALAELEVQLQKIELDHRIARSVAQVNYYLAALDPQLKIAAGKER from the coding sequence ATGTTTAATGCTTCACGTTTTATGCTGCTGGCGGTATTGCTCAGCAGCGCTGCCCGGGCCGAATTTACCCTGCCTGTGGCAATCGACCAGGCGCTGCAGGACGACCACTGGCAGCGCAGCAATCAATTGCAGGAACAGGCCCTGCGCTCAGATGCAATAGCCGCCGGACAGTTACCGGATCCGGGAATGCGTCTGGCACTGGCTAATCTGCCCACCGATACCCTGAAGTTTGATCAGGAAAATATGACTCAGTTGCAACTGGGGCTGTCGCAACAGTTCCCGCGGGGGGATTCACTCGATATCCGTTCACAGCAGCTCAGTATGGAAGCGGACAAGAAGCCCACGCAGCGACTTGAACGCCGGGCGTTGATCAAACTCAATGTGACTCAGGACTGGCTGGCACTGCATCAGGCGCTGGCACAGCGCGACCGGTTACTGGAAAAGCGCCATATCTTTGATGAACTGGTCAATATCAGCCGGGCGAATTTTCGTACCGGGAACGCTCGCCGTTTCGAGGTACTTGAGGCCGAGCTGCAACTGACCCGTCTGCAGGAGAGGATTGTCCGGCTGGAAGAGGCGATCGCCCGTCAGCGTGGTCGTTTGCAGCAGTGGTTTGATCAGCCGTTGAATGAGGCGATCCCGAAACAGATGGCCGCCCTGACGCCATTACTGGCACTGGATAACCCGCAAGCGCTGGACGAGGCGTTGAGCCGGCACCCGCAACTGGCATTGTTACAGCAGGATATCGAGGTGCGGGAAAAGGGCGTTGAGCTGGCAGAAGAAGCCTATAAACCCGGATTTCGTCTGGATGCCGGCTATGGCTACCGGGCTGACCGGCCGGATGGCATGGAGCGCAGTGACCTGTTCACACTGGCATTAACCATGGATCTGCCGCTGTTTCCGGAGAAACGTCAGGATGCGCGACGTAATGCGGCGATCCAGCAACGGGAGGCGGGTAAGGAGCTGCGCCTGCTGAAAGCCCGTCAGTTGCGTTCTGAATTGCAGGTGGTGCGTGCCGAACTCGATGGGCTTAAGCAGCGTCGCACGATTTACGACCGTGGTTATCTGCAGCAGCAGGCCGCTAAACGACGCGCGGCCCTGAAGGCTTACGCTGCCAGAGATGCGCGCTTTAACGAAGTGGCGATGGCAGCACTGGCAGAACTTGAGGTTCAGCTACAGAAGATCGAACTGGATCACCGTATCGCCCGAAGTGTGGCGCAGGTCAATTACTACCTTGCGGCGCTCGACCCGCAACTCAAGATTGCAGCAGGAAAGGAGAGATAA
- a CDS encoding flavohemoglobin expression-modulating QEGLA motif protein, translated as MQKLSEEKILEAIAAGELFECEAEDGSFTLRVQDYTPAIHTAVHNGSAFPESLQKQCLLSTEERLYEEDPYTADLIEAMPITLIGNDSRYFYDLNRPIATCIYKRAWGKQVWQKAPTSRQRQDSLTRHRRFYRILDALISKVEQRFGACLVFDIHSYNGQRIEGDAPAFNIGTEQIDMDRWSRVVERFRKGLSRIQHEGQPVTAALNRVFHGRGYLIGHVNSRFENTLVLPCEVRKLFMDELSGTVYPLLLNDLKAGLKECFTDTGAYFSRQYTRRSRTRQPDMLSSQLDPVISKVDRELYRLARGLETLYYINPVNLQQEKRKFFARLGSYSPQFSYKPLEIDPYLFRERLYRLPVDKIRDPGIQLMYGQVVDSLSGKIDLLISAGSSQFVYNSLKYYGEPSLVDEANARFLLHAAAYSDTSNETVGLDEAIDYFHSHARRWQMDCRIEVSSKIVASAMVSNSRKTLYINRNSSFSRNELKALAHHELGVHMSTTLNAAQQPLKVFSLGLPGNTMTQEGLAILNEFHSGSLSLERLQGLALRVLAVKEMLAHDNFRHTFFYLHEEMKMGREAAFKLTARVHRAGGFTKDYLYLRGLSEALRLYQEGDISNLYIGKTSFSYLGLLDELVAREIIHKPSYVPETLRQPEPVSDILGYLVSSIRPTVPVAMAGSLANGQRAVA; from the coding sequence ATGCAGAAGCTGTCTGAAGAGAAGATCCTGGAGGCGATTGCCGCCGGTGAACTGTTTGAGTGTGAGGCTGAGGATGGCTCATTCACGCTGCGGGTACAGGACTATACGCCGGCGATTCATACCGCAGTACATAATGGCAGCGCCTTTCCTGAGTCACTGCAAAAGCAGTGTCTGCTGTCGACTGAGGAGCGCCTCTATGAAGAGGACCCTTACACCGCCGATCTGATTGAAGCGATGCCGATCACCCTGATCGGTAATGACTCACGCTATTTCTACGATCTGAACCGGCCGATCGCTACCTGCATTTACAAGCGCGCCTGGGGCAAACAGGTCTGGCAGAAAGCGCCGACGTCTCGGCAGCGGCAGGATAGCCTGACCCGGCACCGTCGGTTCTACCGTATTCTGGATGCGCTGATCAGCAAAGTGGAACAGCGCTTTGGCGCCTGTCTGGTGTTTGATATCCACTCCTATAATGGCCAGCGGATTGAAGGTGATGCACCGGCGTTTAACATCGGCACCGAACAGATCGATATGGATCGCTGGTCTCGTGTGGTGGAACGGTTCCGCAAAGGGCTCAGCCGGATTCAGCATGAAGGTCAGCCGGTCACAGCAGCATTGAATCGGGTCTTTCATGGACGGGGTTACCTGATCGGTCACGTCAACAGCCGGTTTGAAAACACACTGGTTCTGCCCTGTGAAGTACGCAAGCTGTTTATGGATGAGCTGAGCGGCACGGTGTATCCGTTGCTGCTGAACGATCTGAAAGCGGGTCTCAAGGAGTGCTTTACCGATACCGGTGCCTATTTTTCGCGCCAGTACACCCGACGTTCACGGACCCGGCAGCCGGATATGCTGTCCTCTCAACTGGATCCGGTGATCAGCAAAGTTGATCGCGAGCTGTATCGGTTAGCACGGGGGCTGGAAACCCTGTACTACATCAACCCGGTGAACCTGCAGCAGGAGAAACGCAAGTTTTTCGCAAGGCTTGGCAGTTACTCGCCCCAGTTCAGCTACAAGCCGCTGGAGATTGATCCCTACCTGTTTCGAGAACGGCTTTATCGCTTACCGGTGGACAAAATTCGCGATCCCGGTATCCAGCTAATGTACGGCCAGGTGGTGGATTCCCTGTCTGGCAAGATCGATCTGCTGATCAGCGCCGGTTCGTCGCAGTTTGTTTATAACTCGCTGAAATACTACGGCGAGCCGAGTCTGGTTGATGAAGCGAATGCGCGTTTTCTGCTGCACGCTGCGGCCTACAGCGATACCAGTAACGAAACGGTCGGACTGGATGAGGCGATTGACTATTTCCACAGCCATGCCCGCCGCTGGCAGATGGATTGCCGTATCGAGGTGAGCAGCAAGATCGTGGCGTCGGCGATGGTGTCGAATAGCCGTAAAACCCTCTATATCAACCGCAACAGCAGTTTCAGCCGGAATGAATTAAAGGCACTGGCGCACCATGAACTGGGGGTGCATATGTCGACCACCCTGAATGCCGCGCAACAGCCGTTGAAGGTGTTCTCTCTCGGGCTGCCCGGAAACACCATGACCCAGGAGGGGCTGGCGATACTCAATGAATTCCACAGCGGCAGCCTGTCGCTGGAGCGGTTACAGGGGCTGGCGCTGCGGGTTCTGGCGGTGAAAGAGATGCTGGCTCACGACAATTTCCGGCATACCTTTTTCTATCTGCATGAAGAGATGAAGATGGGCCGCGAGGCCGCGTTTAAGCTGACCGCCCGGGTACACAGGGCCGGGGGCTTTACCAAAGATTATCTTTACCTGCGCGGCCTGAGCGAAGCGCTGAGGCTGTATCAGGAGGGCGATATCAGCAACCTCTATATTGGTAAAACCAGTTTCAGCTATCTGGGCTTACTGGATGAACTGGTCGCCCGGGAAATTATTCACAAACCGAGTTATGTGCCCGAGACCCTGCGCCAGCCTGAGCCGGTATCAGACATTCTCGGTTATCTGGTTTCCTCCATTCGTCCGACCGTACCGGTGGCGATGGCGGGTTCTCTGGCGAACGGACAGCGCGCCGTTGCCTAG
- the gshB gene encoding glutathione synthase → MYPWERIDPDNDSTLRIIHEAASRGITVAITTPHNLTVRNNTAHAFCNVLRKSSKISGNIPSFYRKAEFKRCKLPLAGFDAIVMRANPPLDTVALNFLDSVRNDVFIMNDIDGLRIANNKLYTASFSGDASRFVPATHVSKNREYLEHVLRDAPTEKMIMKPLNGYGGQGVIVIEKNARQNFRSLLDFYIGSGAESNYVILQEYVEGADKGDVRILMLNGEPIGAMKRVPSGDDVRSNIHAGGKEVKHVLSKEEKELCRAIGPQLVRDGLYFVGLDVISGKLIEVNVLSPGGITRINRLNRVKLQTRVVDFIENIVAAKEHVLERKNAFRKAIEDAEAV, encoded by the coding sequence ATGTACCCGTGGGAACGTATCGATCCCGATAATGATTCCACCCTGCGGATCATCCATGAAGCGGCCAGCCGCGGAATTACTGTGGCAATAACCACTCCCCATAACCTGACCGTCCGCAATAACACCGCCCATGCGTTCTGTAATGTGCTGCGCAAGAGCAGCAAGATCAGCGGCAATATCCCTTCGTTTTACCGTAAAGCGGAGTTTAAGCGCTGCAAACTGCCGCTGGCCGGGTTTGACGCGATTGTAATGCGCGCGAACCCGCCACTGGATACGGTGGCGCTGAACTTTCTGGATTCGGTGCGTAATGACGTCTTTATCATGAATGATATCGATGGTCTGCGGATTGCCAATAACAAGCTCTATACCGCGTCATTCAGTGGTGATGCCAGCCGTTTTGTGCCGGCGACCCATGTATCGAAAAACCGCGAGTATCTGGAACACGTACTGCGTGATGCGCCGACCGAGAAGATGATCATGAAGCCGCTCAACGGATATGGCGGTCAGGGTGTGATTGTGATCGAGAAGAACGCCCGCCAGAACTTTCGCTCGCTGCTGGATTTTTATATCGGTTCCGGGGCTGAGAGTAACTACGTGATCCTGCAGGAGTATGTTGAGGGCGCGGATAAAGGTGACGTGCGTATTCTGATGCTTAATGGTGAGCCGATCGGGGCGATGAAGCGGGTGCCTTCCGGTGATGACGTGCGTTCCAATATTCATGCCGGCGGCAAAGAGGTGAAGCACGTCCTCAGCAAGGAAGAGAAAGAGCTGTGCCGGGCGATCGGGCCGCAACTGGTGCGAGATGGACTGTACTTTGTCGGTCTCGACGTGATCAGCGGCAAGCTGATCGAAGTGAATGTACTGTCGCCGGGCGGTATTACCCGTATCAACCGTCTCAACCGGGTCAAACTCCAGACCCGGGTAGTGGATTTTATTGAAAACATTGTTGCGGCTAAGGAGCACGTGCTCGAGCGTAAGAACGCTTTCCGCAAGGCGATTGAAGATGCAGAAGCTGTCTGA